One Gimesia aquarii DNA segment encodes these proteins:
- a CDS encoding ABC transporter ATP-binding protein: MAERKANDDYVIELRNISRQFGTQQVLRDVSFGVRKGETLVVIGESGCGKSVTMKLIMNLLQPTQGDVLWNGRSVSDRTQRELHRDRLRIGYLFQGAALFDSLSVYENVAFGLKQNTKLNKSEVDQIVVERLREVGLSESISHKKPAELSGGMKKRVGLARALAMTPEVMLYDEPTTGLDPVMTDVINELILQTRASRPVTSIVVTHDMSTVKKVADRIIMLYPLARLNSVEKQIVFEGTSEEAFQSSLPRVHQFVYGEAGDRIRELAEAS, translated from the coding sequence ATGGCTGAGCGGAAAGCAAACGATGACTACGTGATTGAATTGCGAAACATCTCGCGTCAATTCGGAACGCAGCAAGTATTGCGTGATGTCTCGTTTGGAGTCCGTAAAGGTGAGACACTGGTTGTGATCGGTGAAAGCGGCTGCGGGAAAAGCGTGACCATGAAGCTGATCATGAATTTGCTGCAACCTACACAGGGAGACGTGTTGTGGAATGGGCGTTCTGTTTCCGATCGAACTCAGCGTGAGTTACACCGAGATCGACTTCGAATTGGCTATCTATTCCAAGGGGCGGCATTGTTTGACAGTTTGTCTGTTTATGAAAATGTAGCGTTCGGCTTAAAACAGAATACGAAATTAAATAAATCAGAAGTGGATCAAATTGTCGTTGAACGTTTAAGGGAGGTCGGACTTTCAGAATCAATCAGCCATAAAAAACCGGCAGAGCTTTCCGGGGGTATGAAAAAACGAGTAGGCCTCGCACGTGCTTTGGCAATGACTCCTGAAGTCATGCTCTATGATGAACCAACAACGGGCCTTGATCCTGTGATGACAGATGTCATCAATGAACTGATTTTGCAGACACGCGCCAGTCGCCCAGTAACGAGTATTGTTGTTACGCACGACATGAGTACGGTTAAAAAGGTCGCGGACAGGATTATTATGTTGTATCCATTAGCTCGTTTGAATTCGGTAGAGAAACAGATTGTATTCGAAGGGACATCAGAAGAGGCGTTCCAATCTTCTTTGCCACGGGTTCATCAGTTTGTGTACGGTGAAGCCGGTGATCGGATTCGTGAACTGGCAGAAGCCAGCTAA
- a CDS encoding alkaline phosphatase PhoX: MQNSSSRRDFLKSAIAAPAVATVFSRFITSSSAKGIQFDNGSELVPIQDQTTGLPLLRLREGFQYQSFGWVGDEMSDGVITPEGHDGMGVISQKGDVLTLCRNHEIYGSKSFGPEALTYDPKAGGGCANLQFDLKAGKWLKSWTSLAGTVQNCAGGPTPWGSWLSCEETVLGPKGSFRGVQYQHEKHHGWVFEVPSEGKASLEPLVALGRFVHEALAVDPHDGIIYETEDRDTAGFYRFLPNEREVLSKGGNLQMLKVKGKDDLRTSAKRGVRYEAEWVDIEDPLRRDTPGKEDGLGVYSQGKEKGGTTFGRLEGCWFGDGVVYFNCTNGGEAGLGQVWSFSPRDQTLQLVFQSTSHDILDSPDNLTVSPRGGLILCEDADLKPLRLHALSRKGILKTVAINNIQLKKGQHNQLEGDFTGGEWAGACFSPDGKWLFVNIHKPGITFAITGPWDELGV, encoded by the coding sequence GTGCAAAATTCATCTTCTCGACGTGATTTTTTAAAATCCGCCATCGCTGCTCCCGCAGTTGCAACAGTCTTTTCCCGTTTTATCACGAGTTCTAGTGCCAAAGGGATTCAATTTGATAATGGCTCCGAGCTGGTACCAATTCAGGATCAGACGACAGGGCTGCCTTTACTCCGATTACGAGAAGGGTTTCAGTACCAGTCTTTCGGTTGGGTAGGAGACGAAATGTCAGATGGAGTAATCACTCCTGAAGGACATGACGGGATGGGAGTGATTTCCCAGAAAGGGGATGTACTTACACTCTGTCGAAATCATGAGATATATGGTTCGAAAAGTTTTGGTCCGGAAGCACTCACTTATGATCCAAAGGCAGGGGGTGGATGCGCCAATTTACAGTTCGACCTGAAAGCGGGAAAGTGGTTAAAAAGCTGGACCAGTTTGGCCGGTACTGTGCAAAACTGTGCGGGGGGCCCCACACCCTGGGGGAGTTGGTTGTCATGCGAAGAAACAGTGCTTGGCCCCAAAGGAAGTTTTCGAGGTGTCCAATATCAACATGAAAAACATCATGGTTGGGTCTTTGAAGTTCCCTCTGAAGGTAAGGCTTCACTAGAACCCCTTGTTGCATTGGGACGTTTTGTGCATGAAGCACTTGCCGTTGATCCACATGATGGCATCATCTACGAAACAGAAGACCGCGACACTGCCGGTTTCTATCGTTTTCTCCCGAATGAGCGCGAAGTTTTGAGTAAAGGAGGGAACCTGCAAATGCTCAAAGTGAAAGGGAAAGACGATTTAAGAACCAGTGCCAAGCGGGGCGTTCGGTATGAAGCAGAGTGGGTCGATATTGAAGATCCATTGCGTCGTGATACACCCGGAAAAGAAGATGGATTGGGAGTTTATTCCCAGGGAAAAGAAAAAGGAGGCACAACGTTCGGTCGCCTGGAAGGTTGCTGGTTTGGTGATGGTGTTGTTTATTTCAACTGTACCAATGGGGGAGAAGCAGGACTGGGGCAGGTCTGGTCTTTCTCACCACGGGATCAAACATTACAGCTCGTGTTTCAATCAACAAGCCATGACATTTTAGATAGTCCTGACAATCTGACCGTGAGCCCCCGGGGAGGTTTGATTCTGTGTGAAGATGCAGATTTGAAGCCGCTTCGTTTGCACGCACTGAGCCGTAAAGGGATACTGAAAACTGTTGCGATCAATAATATTCAGCTGAAAAAGGGACAGCATAATCAATTGGAAGGTGATTTTACTGGTGGTGAATGGGCGGGGGCCTGCTTCAGCCCGGATGGGAAATGGCTCTTTGTTAACATTCACAAGCCCGGTATTACTTTTGCGATTACTGGTCCCTGGGATGAACTGGGAGTTTAA
- a CDS encoding SRPBCC family protein yields MEISYHQEIIAPIEVVFNFLTDDEKMKLWMEGLQLIEYPEEKNVDDPVGTRFIYHIKEGGHTQQYSGSVTEYTPPTLWGIELSNPAYQFNISYELTKQARKTQLDYHCEMVFGSLFHRIMGFLFRGLTKRILKSQMTKLKQLSEQESVRRSPQ; encoded by the coding sequence ATGGAAATTTCATATCATCAGGAAATCATCGCTCCGATTGAAGTCGTTTTTAACTTCCTGACCGATGACGAAAAAATGAAGCTCTGGATGGAAGGCCTGCAATTGATCGAATATCCAGAGGAGAAGAATGTTGATGATCCGGTAGGCACACGCTTCATCTACCACATCAAAGAAGGTGGTCATACTCAACAATATTCAGGATCCGTCACAGAATATACTCCCCCCACACTGTGGGGAATCGAGCTGAGTAATCCCGCCTATCAATTCAATATAAGCTACGAATTGACAAAGCAGGCGCGCAAAACCCAACTCGATTATCATTGTGAGATGGTGTTTGGATCTCTGTTCCACCGCATCATGGGCTTTTTGTTTCGTGGTTTGACAAAGCGCATTCTCAAATCGCAAATGACCAAACTAAAGCAGCTCTCTGAACAGGAATCAGTACGTCGCTCTCCTCAATAG
- a CDS encoding MlaE family ABC transporter permease, translating into MSSASTTYPRDTMIHGLGRGVITTICLMGDLFLFGWEMVKWMITRLPPRSNLWSCMYHIGIQSIPVILITGGFIGMVLAVQSYDQFKLMHLENQIGAVIAISLVEELGPVLAAIMLAGRVGTSMSAELGTMRVTEQIDALRALGADPIHYLVVPRFLACCLLIPLLTVIADAIGILGGWFFSTQVLGVESFYYWHYSKDFVFAYDVLGGIFKSFFFGAAISLISCHRGFHCGAGAEGVGKAATEAFVYSFIVIMILDFLLGVSIVNFFHFMQSVYPGVLR; encoded by the coding sequence ATGTCATCTGCTTCGACTACGTATCCCAGGGATACCATGATTCATGGTTTGGGACGCGGAGTAATTACCACAATTTGTTTAATGGGCGACCTCTTTCTCTTTGGTTGGGAAATGGTCAAGTGGATGATTACACGGCTGCCTCCTCGCAGCAATCTCTGGTCGTGCATGTATCATATTGGCATTCAAAGTATCCCCGTGATTTTGATTACAGGGGGATTCATTGGAATGGTTCTCGCCGTCCAATCTTATGATCAGTTTAAATTGATGCATTTGGAAAATCAGATCGGTGCTGTGATCGCGATCTCGCTGGTGGAAGAATTAGGTCCTGTGCTCGCGGCTATCATGTTGGCAGGGAGAGTGGGAACTTCGATGTCGGCCGAACTGGGAACGATGCGGGTTACCGAACAAATTGATGCCCTCCGTGCACTCGGCGCTGATCCCATTCATTATCTCGTGGTGCCACGGTTCTTAGCCTGTTGTTTATTGATACCACTGCTGACAGTAATTGCCGATGCCATCGGAATCCTGGGAGGCTGGTTTTTTAGTACTCAGGTTTTAGGTGTCGAATCATTTTACTATTGGCATTATTCAAAAGACTTCGTGTTTGCATACGATGTATTAGGAGGCATCTTCAAGAGTTTCTTTTTCGGAGCAGCGATCTCGTTGATCTCTTGTCACCGGGGGTTTCACTGTGGTGCAGGCGCTGAAGGCGTCGGTAAAGCGGCTACCGAGGCATTTGTGTATTCATTTATTGTAATCATGATTCTTGATTTCCTGTTGGGAGTTTCGATCGTGAACTTCTTCCACTTTATGCAGTCTGTTTATCCAGGTGTTCTCAGGTAA
- a CDS encoding DUF1579 domain-containing protein produces the protein MFAKPQEEHSWLEQLIGEWAVETECQMGPDQPPNKTIGRMNCSSLGGVWLIAEGEGEAPEDGVWKSVMTLGYDPEKKLYVGTFVASMMTHLWLYSGSIDESGTKLILDTEGPKWEQEGMTRYQDIVEIIDEAHWVLTSQIFGEDGEWNEFMSSHHRRSK, from the coding sequence ATGTTTGCAAAACCGCAAGAAGAACACAGTTGGCTCGAACAACTCATTGGTGAGTGGGCCGTTGAAACTGAGTGCCAAATGGGACCAGATCAACCACCTAACAAAACAATAGGCCGCATGAATTGTTCCTCGCTGGGAGGTGTGTGGCTCATTGCCGAAGGGGAAGGGGAGGCACCCGAAGATGGAGTCTGGAAATCTGTAATGACACTCGGTTACGACCCTGAGAAGAAACTGTATGTGGGTACGTTTGTGGCTTCCATGATGACACATCTTTGGCTCTATTCCGGTTCGATCGATGAGTCGGGTACCAAGCTGATTTTGGATACCGAGGGTCCGAAGTGGGAACAGGAGGGAATGACGCGCTATCAGGATATTGTGGAAATCATTGATGAGGCGCATTGGGTGTTGACTTCGCAAATCTTCGGCGAAGATGGTGAATGGAATGAATTCATGTCTTCGCATCATCGTCGTAGCAAGTAG
- a CDS encoding MlaD family protein — protein MTDRQIQFRVGLFVISALITGAAMIFHFGKLEALWKKKYSIAMRFESISGVHRGTPVVRHGIRIGEVSKIVTSDSKPGVVLLVSILDTQHLRKDASPQIVSSLMGDSKIVISPGVSSDFIKPGERLIGKPPSDPMEIVYRMEQQVSKTLQAFTSTSGEWEKLAKNMNRIMETKEGNLDVVVERAATSLQEFSLAMKKMNQMMSNVNQLVADPKQQEHLKRTMAAMPAMIESTHRTIASVEVAVKKAGENLDNLSQVTDPLAKHSQSMVVKLDRSLSRLDAIMAEMNSFTRALNQGDGSLKKFMSDPELYRNMTRSASSLTVLLNNLEPIARDIRIFSDKIARHPEILGVSGAMKGSSGLKEPTEQPRSRIKQSGFSFPSTKGR, from the coding sequence ATGACGGATCGCCAGATACAATTTCGAGTCGGACTGTTCGTGATTTCCGCGTTGATTACCGGGGCCGCCATGATTTTCCACTTCGGTAAATTGGAAGCGCTATGGAAAAAAAAGTATTCTATCGCAATGCGTTTTGAATCCATTTCCGGAGTTCATCGTGGAACCCCCGTTGTGCGACATGGAATTCGCATTGGGGAAGTCTCTAAGATCGTCACCAGTGATAGTAAGCCTGGTGTTGTGTTGCTTGTTTCCATTCTCGATACACAACACTTACGTAAAGATGCGAGTCCTCAGATTGTCAGTTCTCTGATGGGAGACTCGAAGATTGTGATTTCTCCTGGCGTCAGCTCTGATTTTATCAAACCTGGAGAGCGGCTGATTGGTAAGCCTCCCAGTGATCCGATGGAGATTGTCTACCGGATGGAGCAGCAGGTTTCGAAGACGCTGCAAGCATTTACTTCCACCAGTGGCGAGTGGGAAAAGCTAGCCAAAAATATGAATCGAATCATGGAAACGAAAGAAGGGAATCTGGACGTTGTCGTTGAGCGGGCTGCGACGTCATTGCAGGAATTTTCTCTGGCGATGAAGAAAATGAACCAGATGATGAGTAATGTGAATCAACTGGTCGCTGATCCAAAACAGCAGGAACACCTGAAACGAACGATGGCCGCCATGCCTGCGATGATTGAAAGTACACACCGGACGATTGCCTCCGTCGAAGTCGCTGTGAAAAAGGCGGGAGAAAACCTGGATAACCTCTCTCAAGTGACCGACCCTTTGGCAAAGCACAGCCAGTCGATGGTGGTCAAGCTGGATCGCAGTTTGTCCCGGCTAGATGCGATTATGGCCGAGATGAATTCATTTACGCGTGCCTTAAACCAGGGAGATGGTTCCTTGAAAAAATTCATGTCGGACCCGGAGCTCTATCGTAATATGACCCGCTCCGCCAGTTCTTTAACCGTTCTGTTAAATAACCTGGAACCAATTGCCCGTGACATCCGAATTTTTAGTGATAAGATTGCCCGTCACCCGGAAATCCTTGGAGTGAGCGGTGCCATGAAAGGGAGTTCCGGGCTCAAAGAGCCGACAGAACAACCACGATCCCGCATAAAACAGTCTGGATTTTCGTTTCCTTCGACAAAAGGACGCTAA
- a CDS encoding GntR family transcriptional regulator yields the protein MSLKNYIKNDLEARLRSGQELPAQLTLESLAEHYQVSFSPVRIAIAELVEEGLLKKGANRRLVLNTKKIKPLKRGKKSALPEPPADMFEVITNEFVKLSLKGEPIDIREEVTARKYGISRSSLRIILNRLAGTGILDHIPRRGWRLRPFRQEDMQAFLEVRELLELKALDLAKPYLVKEDLQKILDGNVIPKSDSESVLIDNSLHEYIIDKAGNYYIQDFFQRQGRYYDILFDWEDQDRKTAIETVRQHRSILKALIKKDWRSARKALSYHIRDNHPILSKIVK from the coding sequence ATGTCACTCAAAAATTATATTAAAAATGATTTGGAAGCACGCTTGAGAAGCGGGCAGGAACTGCCTGCTCAATTGACACTCGAGTCTTTAGCGGAGCATTACCAGGTCAGCTTTTCTCCAGTGCGTATTGCGATCGCTGAACTGGTTGAAGAAGGTTTGTTGAAAAAGGGGGCGAATCGCAGGTTAGTTTTAAATACGAAAAAAATTAAACCACTCAAGCGAGGGAAAAAATCTGCTTTGCCTGAGCCTCCTGCCGATATGTTTGAAGTGATCACCAATGAGTTTGTGAAACTGAGTTTAAAAGGGGAGCCAATCGATATTCGTGAGGAGGTGACGGCCAGGAAATATGGAATCAGCCGTTCTTCGCTACGGATTATCTTAAACCGATTGGCGGGAACCGGGATTCTGGATCACATTCCCCGTCGTGGTTGGAGACTCAGACCCTTTCGTCAGGAAGACATGCAGGCATTTCTTGAAGTGCGTGAACTACTTGAATTAAAGGCACTTGATCTGGCAAAACCCTATCTGGTCAAAGAAGACTTACAAAAAATTCTGGATGGTAATGTCATTCCCAAATCTGATTCTGAGAGTGTTTTAATTGATAATTCGTTGCATGAATACATCATCGACAAAGCCGGTAATTATTACATTCAAGATTTTTTCCAACGACAAGGCAGGTATTATGACATCCTGTTTGACTGGGAAGACCAGGATCGAAAAACTGCCATCGAAACCGTTCGCCAGCATCGATCCATTTTGAAAGCGCTGATCAAGAAAGACTGGCGCTCGGCCCGCAAAGCACTTTCCTATCACATTCGTGACAACCACCCGATATTAAGCAAGATTGTGAAATAG
- a CDS encoding YciI family protein, producing MLLIYSAESGWTQDEREQCMSDSTAVCHELDKQGKFLSASPLHSVEMATSVRIRNGKRLVTDGPFAETTEQLGGYYVIDVENLDEAITVASRLPPAKKGTVEIRPLVELPDLPDQESKADSDFVL from the coding sequence ATGTTACTGATCTACAGTGCCGAAAGTGGTTGGACACAAGACGAGCGTGAGCAATGTATGTCAGATTCAACTGCAGTCTGTCATGAGTTGGACAAGCAGGGTAAGTTTCTTTCAGCGTCTCCTTTGCATTCTGTTGAGATGGCAACCAGTGTTCGAATTCGGAATGGCAAACGACTGGTGACTGATGGACCATTTGCCGAAACGACTGAGCAGCTCGGTGGATACTATGTGATTGACGTCGAGAATCTGGATGAGGCAATCACAGTGGCAAGCCGACTACCACCAGCTAAAAAGGGGACCGTTGAGATTCGACCCCTTGTCGAGTTACCTGATTTGCCTGACCAGGAATCCAAGGCGGATTCGGATTTTGTTCTGTAA
- a CDS encoding YciI family protein yields the protein MMKFVCLGYIDEAKWGEMSENEQSAFINECFTYDDELRRGSHFLGGQGLQSSQNAVTLRWQGEQAMVVDGPFSETKEQLGGILFLEARDLNHAITLMSKHPMVRGGAFEIRPADEKINTMIEERSSQSFSS from the coding sequence ATGATGAAATTCGTATGTCTGGGATACATTGATGAAGCAAAATGGGGTGAAATGTCAGAAAACGAGCAATCTGCCTTCATCAACGAGTGTTTTACCTATGATGATGAACTGCGGAGAGGAAGCCATTTTCTAGGTGGTCAAGGACTTCAGAGCAGTCAGAACGCGGTAACGCTTCGCTGGCAGGGAGAGCAGGCGATGGTTGTTGATGGTCCTTTTTCCGAGACGAAGGAGCAGTTGGGGGGAATCCTCTTTTTGGAAGCCAGGGACCTGAACCATGCGATTACGCTCATGTCCAAACATCCGATGGTTCGTGGCGGCGCCTTTGAAATTCGCCCCGCCGATGAAAAGATTAATACCATGATTGAAGAGAGATCTTCACAGAGTTTTAGTAGTTAA
- a CDS encoding YciI family protein — protein MKFLCLGYYDAASMEGKTEAEMAAFMEECFAYDDELRRGGHFTGGEALQPAEHAVTLRNRGGQVEATDGPFAETKEQIGGILILEARDINQAVELMSKHPGVRFGPFEIRPADEDINALIKARDEAMR, from the coding sequence ATGAAATTTCTTTGTTTGGGGTATTACGATGCCGCCTCGATGGAAGGGAAAACGGAGGCTGAGATGGCGGCATTCATGGAAGAGTGTTTCGCCTATGATGATGAATTGCGACGAGGTGGACATTTCACAGGAGGGGAGGCGTTGCAGCCAGCCGAACACGCTGTCACTTTGAGAAACCGCGGAGGTCAGGTCGAGGCAACAGATGGTCCATTTGCTGAAACAAAAGAGCAAATTGGCGGCATTCTGATTCTGGAAGCACGTGACATAAATCAGGCTGTGGAATTGATGTCAAAGCACCCGGGCGTTCGGTTCGGACCTTTTGAGATTCGACCAGCGGATGAAGACATAAATGCATTAATTAAAGCACGCGATGAAGCGATGCGGTGA
- a CDS encoding RNA polymerase sigma factor has protein sequence MSESSTAQVRHKVDELYRMESRRVFATLIRLLGDFDLAEEAMHEAFTAAVEQWQRDGIPRNPRAWLVSTGRFKAIDSVRRRSRFDASLEELARRLEEIAEDKAEKANHEVEDDRLRLIFTCCHPSLSPELQVALTLREVCGLKTEEIASAFLITPPTLAQRIVRAKAKIRDAGIPYEVPSLAELPPRLDAVLSVIYLVFNEGYSASSGESLIRVDLSEEAIRLGRLLLELLPDSEVMGLLALMLLQESRRDARANSDGDVILLEDQDRSLWNRQQISEGTTLVNRSIASREYGIYTIQAAIASVHANSPTAAATDWAQIVSWYDLLLQAEPSSIVELNRAVAVAMQEGPLVGLELVESILERGDLVEYHLAHAARADLCRRLGRTEDAKKSYESALNFARQKPERRFLEKRIIELG, from the coding sequence ATGAGTGAGAGTAGCACTGCACAGGTTCGACACAAGGTAGATGAACTCTATCGAATGGAATCGCGCCGTGTATTCGCCACACTAATTCGGTTGTTGGGAGACTTCGATCTTGCTGAAGAAGCAATGCATGAAGCGTTTACAGCTGCAGTGGAGCAATGGCAGCGCGATGGAATTCCCCGGAATCCACGTGCATGGCTCGTTTCCACAGGGCGGTTCAAAGCCATTGATTCTGTTCGTCGTCGTAGCCGGTTTGATGCTTCGCTAGAAGAACTCGCCAGACGACTTGAAGAGATTGCAGAGGATAAAGCTGAAAAAGCAAATCATGAGGTGGAAGACGACCGACTGAGGCTGATCTTTACCTGCTGCCACCCGTCGCTCTCACCAGAACTTCAAGTGGCTCTGACCCTGCGTGAAGTGTGTGGATTGAAAACAGAGGAAATAGCGAGCGCGTTTCTGATTACGCCTCCCACGTTGGCCCAACGCATCGTACGCGCTAAGGCGAAAATTCGTGATGCGGGAATTCCTTACGAAGTTCCTTCACTTGCCGAGTTGCCGCCCCGTTTGGACGCAGTGCTTTCTGTGATCTATCTTGTGTTCAATGAAGGTTACTCTGCTTCGTCAGGCGAGTCACTGATCAGGGTTGATCTTTCCGAAGAAGCAATTCGTTTGGGACGGCTCTTACTGGAATTGTTACCCGATTCAGAGGTGATGGGGCTTCTCGCCCTCATGTTATTACAGGAGTCGCGACGTGATGCACGTGCGAATTCAGATGGTGATGTGATCTTGCTGGAGGATCAGGACCGTTCTCTCTGGAATCGTCAACAGATTTCAGAAGGCACGACGTTGGTGAACCGGTCAATTGCTTCAAGGGAGTATGGGATTTACACGATTCAGGCAGCCATTGCATCAGTTCACGCGAACTCTCCTACCGCTGCAGCTACAGACTGGGCGCAGATTGTAAGTTGGTACGATTTATTACTGCAAGCCGAACCCTCGTCTATAGTTGAGTTGAATCGGGCCGTCGCCGTTGCCATGCAGGAAGGACCGTTAGTTGGGCTTGAGCTGGTTGAATCGATTCTTGAACGGGGCGATTTAGTCGAATACCACCTGGCACATGCAGCTCGTGCGGATTTGTGTCGACGTCTGGGGAGAACTGAAGATGCTAAAAAATCTTATGAAAGTGCCCTGAACTTTGCTCGTCAGAAACCCGAGCGTCGCTTTCTTGAAAAACGAATTATTGAGTTGGGATAA
- a CDS encoding DUF1501 domain-containing protein, with protein MRCHYACGTHESLTRRSFLGGTTAGALSMLGFSGMTQVQAAKKLSTQQKQVVVFWLSGGVSQLETWDPKPGTETGGPFLAIPTSAPGVHISERLPYTAQQMHHLALVRGVNTKENDHGKGNYIMQTGRKKQPGFAFPYLGSTFSSHLAPPDSPLPGYISIGVGGSSTESTFLGPRHAPLVLSGGKAPNNLELPKSMEPERDVLRRKLRHKISQRFEQKRKTAHTEVYNESFDQAAALMARRDIFDFSSFSDKDIERYGKHDFGRHCLMARQLIEKGVTFVKVGHTNYDTHSENFNFHIEQLGEFDKPFATFISDLSDRGLLEHTLIICMCEFGRTPRINSRVGRDHWGTAWSVALGGAGIKGGAVSGKTNETGTKVIDREVNGGHLFHTYYQAVGLDSTEEFYPNGQPIAKADPKAEPIKEILA; from the coding sequence ATGCGTTGTCATTATGCTTGTGGAACCCATGAGAGTCTGACGCGTCGTTCATTTTTAGGTGGAACGACTGCGGGAGCGTTAAGTATGCTCGGTTTTAGCGGGATGACTCAAGTTCAAGCCGCAAAAAAACTTTCAACCCAGCAAAAGCAGGTGGTAGTTTTCTGGCTGTCTGGTGGAGTCAGTCAGTTAGAAACCTGGGATCCGAAACCGGGAACAGAAACGGGAGGGCCGTTTCTGGCAATTCCTACATCGGCTCCAGGAGTGCATATCAGCGAACGTTTGCCATATACCGCGCAACAAATGCACCATCTGGCTTTAGTGCGTGGAGTGAATACGAAAGAAAATGATCACGGCAAGGGAAATTACATTATGCAAACCGGTCGCAAGAAACAGCCCGGATTTGCGTTTCCTTATCTGGGTTCTACGTTTTCAAGCCACCTTGCGCCGCCGGACAGTCCTTTGCCAGGGTACATCTCAATTGGAGTGGGTGGTTCCTCCACTGAGTCCACATTTTTAGGTCCTCGCCATGCACCTTTGGTCTTATCCGGTGGTAAGGCACCCAATAATCTGGAACTACCGAAATCGATGGAACCAGAGCGGGATGTGCTGCGCAGAAAGTTACGCCATAAAATCAGCCAACGTTTCGAGCAAAAAAGAAAGACTGCTCATACCGAAGTTTATAACGAGTCCTTCGATCAAGCGGCTGCTCTCATGGCGCGTCGAGATATTTTTGATTTCAGTAGTTTTTCTGACAAAGATATTGAGCGCTATGGTAAGCACGATTTTGGTCGCCATTGTTTGATGGCAAGACAGCTTATTGAAAAAGGAGTTACCTTCGTCAAAGTAGGGCATACCAATTACGACACTCATTCTGAGAACTTCAACTTTCATATTGAACAACTGGGTGAATTTGACAAGCCGTTTGCCACATTTATCTCTGATTTATCGGACCGCGGTTTATTAGAACACACATTGATCATCTGCATGTGTGAATTTGGGCGGACTCCAAGAATTAATTCACGAGTAGGACGCGATCACTGGGGAACTGCCTGGTCGGTTGCTTTGGGAGGAGCCGGCATCAAAGGAGGAGCCGTTTCCGGAAAAACAAATGAAACGGGTACCAAAGTCATCGATCGTGAAGTCAACGGCGGTCATTTGTTTCACACCTATTATCAGGCAGTGGGCCTGGACTCTACTGAAGAATTTTATCCGAATGGCCAGCCTATTGCGAAAGCAGACCCGAAGGCAGAGCCGATCAAGGAGATTCTGGCGTGA